In a single window of the Nilaparvata lugens isolate BPH chromosome 1, ASM1435652v1, whole genome shotgun sequence genome:
- the LOC120349502 gene encoding LOW QUALITY PROTEIN: keratin, type I cytoskeletal 10-like (The sequence of the model RefSeq protein was modified relative to this genomic sequence to represent the inferred CDS: inserted 1 base in 1 codon): MRAFVVLSSLLALTSARPEAGYSYSAPSSSYGAPSGGGGSFXGGGHSFSSGGGGFTSLGGGGGGGHFGGGGSSFIGGGGSSFSGGSSSFSGGSSSFGGSSFGATGGGGGFSYAPQAPIVQKHIYVHVPPPEPDFATPSRPIAPPPPPQKHYKIIFIKAPTPPTPTAPVIPQISQDSEKTLIYVLVKRPEEAPEINIPTVAPTAPSKPEVYFIRYKTQKETSAVGGGVGGGIGGGIGGGVIGGGIGGTGIGGGLGDLGGIGGGIGGIGGGIGGGHGGGIGGGHGGGHGGSGGHGSSGGPTGPSSNYGPPGASGPY, from the exons GTTCTATCATCGTTATTGGCTCTGACGAGTGCCCGCCCTGAGGCAGGCTACTCTTACAGCGCACCATCCAGCAGCTACGGAGCTCCATCGGGAGGCGGCGGCAGCT GGGGCGGCGGCCACAGCTTCAGCTCGGGCGGCGGCGGATTCACGTCTctaggaggaggtggtggtggaggcCACTTTGGAGGCGGTGGCAGCAGCTTCATCGGAGGCGGTGGATCAAGCTTCAGCGGTGGTAGCTCCAGCTTCAGCGGAGGCAGTTCCAGCTTTGGTGGATCAAGCTTTGGTGCTACCGGAGGCGGTGGTGGCTTCAGCTACGCCCCCCAGGCACCAATCGTACAGAAGCATATCTACGTGCATGTCCCACCCCCAGAGCCCGACTTCGCCACCCCATCTCGCCCCATCGCCCCTCCCCCACCCCCACAAAAGCACTACAAGATCATCTTCATTAAGGCACCCACTCCACCCACCCCAACCGCCCCAGTCATTCCCCAGATCTCACAGGACTCAGAGAAGACCCTCATTTACGTGTTGGTCAAGAGGCCAGAAGAAGCACCCGAAATCAACATCCCAACTGTTGCACCCACTGCTCCATCCAAACCCGAAGTTTACTTCATCCGCTACAAGACCCAGAAGGAGACCAGCGCCGTTGGAGGTGGAGTTGGCGGAGGCATCGGTGGAGGCATTGGCGGTGGAGTCATTGGAGGCGGAATCGGTGGAACTGGAATCGGAGGAGGACTTGGCGACTTGGGCGGTATTGGAGGCGGCATTGGAGGCATCGGAGGCGGCATTGGAGGCGGACACGGAGGCGGTATTGGAGGTGGACACGGGGGTGGTCACGGAGGATCAGGCGGACACGGCAGCTCCGGTGGTCCTACTGGCCCCTCATCCAACTATGGCCCCCCAGGCGCCAGTGGCCCCTACTAA